In Leptospira koniambonensis, the following proteins share a genomic window:
- a CDS encoding methyl-accepting chemotaxis protein, whose protein sequence is MKNINKEISVFSARFLFLTEGLGYLIGTPFAIVFLIHFMDLDLKGADSLWFVMGVIFVLGLITSSLSSFYKLKPLRKYSKQFAEGAVTRETVMGAQKAVFRLPVIHALDILVRIWIGGGIFVVSLGIFLPISKTDYSILLGLIVFGGLASAVYFYLITDWLKDNLTRTDLFGSISLESLVKLNLTRTLALIFFSIVLVLAIGVSLVVYKLNYESLKNAYTNQMLNVAQTLDLLTQGIYEDTEEEAELIIRNKTLGFLVSQKKWKEAENFLNNFLGSSQRFEGIAVWKEAGDWFSHSVGTGSLASSAIVPLTSAFQLPGADEIRNTNKEKAFFFSEPSNSTQNASPVILYIREFELNDGSKAFLVFSVRIGDLTNNIVQSIKIGKTGYPGILTPKMTFLNHISENMRLKKMEDLPFAESFVGAQDGVPIKYVMDGAYKSMVVHTNKKYGFRSFVTIVNEEVSKEAISTIFYMLAISFSGLFVIGFIIYFILSKSLKPLRDSQNLIEKMSEGDLTHKLTVLSRDEIGEMAISINEFSRKVKAVLYKIFDASHSLANSSEEMSGTLKTISDNAQNQAAASEEISASIEEISAGMDAISYRTKEQVSLLNSLDSEMVEFSSSIQATSENLENTLTHVKEITDDARRGGKSLELTDQSIRKISQSSDQITGVIEIITTISEQIHLLALNAAIEAARAGAAGKGFAVVADEISKLADKTSTSMKEIENIIQANETEIGIGVSNIQDTVNVIGGIIQRIETIYVRMNEVSSVMGEQLVRNKVVNKKGQEVKERSEGIQTAIQEQKLAIEEISKTISSINDLTQSNASSTEELSSGSVGLAHLSEDLKNQAEYFHF, encoded by the coding sequence ATGAAAAACATAAACAAAGAAATTTCCGTCTTCTCCGCAAGGTTCCTATTCTTAACAGAAGGTTTAGGTTATCTGATTGGAACTCCATTTGCGATCGTATTTCTGATCCATTTTATGGACCTGGACCTAAAAGGAGCAGACTCTCTTTGGTTTGTCATGGGAGTGATCTTTGTCCTGGGACTCATCACTAGTTCACTTTCTTCTTTTTATAAATTAAAACCATTACGAAAATATTCCAAACAATTTGCAGAAGGCGCAGTAACTAGAGAAACAGTCATGGGCGCTCAAAAAGCGGTATTCCGTCTTCCTGTTATACATGCTCTAGATATACTTGTACGAATCTGGATAGGAGGCGGGATCTTTGTAGTTTCACTCGGGATCTTTCTGCCTATCAGCAAAACGGATTATTCTATTCTTTTAGGACTGATCGTATTTGGAGGACTTGCGAGTGCTGTTTATTTTTATCTGATCACAGATTGGCTAAAGGATAATCTAACTAGAACGGATCTATTCGGCTCTATTTCCTTAGAATCCTTGGTGAAACTCAATCTGACTAGAACCTTGGCATTAATCTTCTTTTCTATTGTTCTAGTTCTGGCTATCGGCGTATCTTTAGTAGTTTATAAACTCAATTATGAATCTTTAAAAAACGCTTATACCAACCAAATGTTGAATGTGGCCCAAACCTTGGACCTTCTTACACAAGGAATTTATGAGGACACAGAAGAAGAAGCTGAACTCATTATTCGCAACAAAACCCTAGGATTTCTAGTTTCTCAGAAAAAATGGAAAGAGGCTGAGAACTTCTTAAATAATTTTTTGGGATCCAGCCAAAGATTCGAAGGAATAGCAGTCTGGAAAGAAGCGGGAGATTGGTTCTCTCATTCTGTTGGAACCGGAAGTTTAGCAAGTAGCGCAATAGTCCCCTTAACTTCCGCATTCCAACTTCCCGGAGCGGATGAAATTCGAAATACAAATAAGGAAAAGGCATTCTTTTTTAGCGAACCTTCTAATTCTACCCAAAATGCTTCTCCAGTCATTTTGTATATTAGAGAATTTGAATTGAATGACGGCTCTAAAGCATTTCTGGTATTCTCTGTTCGAATAGGTGACCTTACAAATAATATCGTTCAATCCATCAAGATAGGAAAAACAGGTTATCCTGGAATTCTCACTCCTAAGATGACCTTCTTAAATCATATTAGCGAAAATATGAGATTGAAAAAAATGGAAGATCTTCCTTTTGCTGAATCATTTGTAGGCGCTCAAGATGGAGTTCCTATCAAGTATGTAATGGACGGCGCTTACAAATCTATGGTAGTCCACACAAATAAAAAGTATGGATTTAGATCTTTCGTAACAATTGTAAATGAAGAAGTATCTAAAGAAGCGATTTCCACTATCTTCTATATGTTAGCGATCTCGTTTAGTGGATTGTTTGTGATTGGGTTTATCATTTATTTCATTCTATCCAAAAGTTTAAAACCATTAAGAGATAGCCAAAACCTGATCGAAAAAATGTCAGAAGGAGATCTGACACATAAGCTCACAGTTCTTTCCAGAGATGAGATCGGAGAAATGGCAATCAGTATCAATGAGTTCAGTCGTAAGGTGAAAGCAGTACTGTATAAAATTTTCGATGCTTCTCATAGCCTCGCAAATTCTTCCGAAGAAATGTCAGGCACCTTAAAAACGATCTCTGATAATGCACAAAACCAAGCGGCTGCCTCCGAGGAAATTTCAGCTTCTATTGAGGAGATTTCCGCAGGGATGGATGCGATTTCTTATAGAACAAAAGAACAGGTTAGTCTTTTAAACTCTTTGGATTCTGAGATGGTAGAATTTTCTTCTTCTATCCAAGCCACTTCTGAAAATCTGGAAAACACTCTAACCCATGTGAAAGAGATTACTGATGATGCAAGAAGAGGCGGAAAATCTTTGGAATTAACTGACCAAAGTATCCGTAAAATTTCCCAAAGTTCAGACCAGATCACAGGTGTGATCGAAATTATCACAACAATCTCTGAGCAAATCCATCTTCTCGCATTGAATGCAGCTATCGAAGCTGCAAGAGCCGGTGCCGCAGGAAAAGGATTTGCGGTAGTCGCAGACGAAATTTCCAAACTCGCGGATAAAACTTCGACCAGCATGAAGGAAATAGAAAATATCATCCAAGCAAACGAAACCGAGATTGGGATCGGAGTCAGCAATATCCAAGACACTGTAAATGTGATTGGTGGGATTATCCAGAGAATAGAAACAATCTATGTCCGGATGAATGAGGTATCTTCCGTAATGGGAGAACAACTGGTCCGAAATAAGGTAGTAAACAAAAAAGGCCAGGAAGTGAAAGAAAGATCAGAAGGTATCCAAACTGCCATCCAGGAGCAAAAACTGGCTATCGAAGAAATTTCGAAAACAATTTCGAGCATCAACGACCTGACCCAATCTAACGCGTCCTCCACAGAAGAATTGAGTTCCGGTTCGGTGGGTCTCGCCCATTTATCCGAGGATCTGAAAAACCAAGCCGAGTATTTTCATTTTTGA